The Rhizobium leguminosarum genome includes a region encoding these proteins:
- the rfbC gene encoding dTDP-4-dehydrorhamnose 3,5-epimerase, with translation MKFLPTAVSGAFVVEVDARSDDRGMFARTFDAQTFAAQGLVPVYPQCNVSQNHKRGTLRGMHYQAQPRPEIKLVRATRGRVFDVALDLRPDSPSYLKWASVELDAISHNAFYIPAGCAHGFLTLEDDCELFYQMSETYVPELARGVRWDDPAFSIAWPFTPSIISERDAALDSYGQETSL, from the coding sequence ATGAAATTCCTTCCGACCGCGGTTTCGGGTGCCTTTGTCGTGGAAGTCGACGCACGCTCCGACGACCGGGGAATGTTCGCACGAACCTTCGACGCGCAGACCTTTGCGGCGCAAGGTCTCGTGCCCGTCTACCCGCAGTGCAATGTCTCGCAGAACCACAAGCGCGGGACGCTGCGCGGCATGCACTACCAAGCCCAACCGCGGCCGGAGATCAAGCTGGTGCGCGCCACGCGCGGCAGGGTCTTCGACGTGGCGCTCGATCTGAGGCCGGATTCGCCGAGCTATCTCAAATGGGCCTCCGTCGAGCTCGATGCTATCAGTCACAACGCCTTCTACATACCTGCCGGATGCGCACACGGCTTCCTGACGCTCGAGGATGATTGCGAACTCTTCTACCAGATGTCGGAAACCTACGTGCCAGAGCTTGCCCGCGGCGTTCGCTGGGACGATCCCGCCTTTTCCATCGCCTGGCCGTTCACGCCGAGCATCATCAGCGAGCGCGACGCCGCGCTTGACAGCTACGGCCAGGAGACAAGCCTT
- a CDS encoding class I SAM-dependent methyltransferase: protein MTAHNCRFCNAPLKHRFVDLGSTPLANAYLTEEQLGQPEPSYPLRAFVCSECWLVQADAFVPPEDIFSHYAYFSSYSDGWVEHARQFTIMARKRFGLDATSQVIEVASNDGYLLKHFVEAGVPVLGIEPAENVAEVARQIGVPTEARFFGKETAADLVSRGLAADIVIGNNVLAHVPDINDFVGGLSAVLKPDGVVSVEFPHLLRLMENIQFDTVYHEHFYYLSLLAVEKVFAAHGLEVFDVEELLTHGGSLRVLACRATSMIHAIGHGLAKVRTEEAAAGFDRVETYEAFQSRVAPIKDGLLAFLEQAKRSGKKVAAYGAAAKGNTLLNFCGVGTDLIEYVVDRNPHKQGHFLPGSKLPIYAPEKMDETQPDYVLILPWNIKNEVVAANSRIGAWGGRFAVAVPELTVLG, encoded by the coding sequence ATGACAGCGCATAATTGCCGGTTCTGCAACGCTCCGCTGAAGCATCGTTTCGTCGATCTGGGCTCGACGCCGCTCGCCAATGCCTATCTGACGGAAGAGCAGCTCGGGCAGCCGGAGCCCTCCTATCCGCTGCGCGCCTTCGTCTGCTCGGAATGCTGGCTGGTGCAGGCCGATGCCTTTGTCCCGCCGGAGGATATCTTCAGCCACTATGCCTATTTCTCCTCCTACAGCGACGGCTGGGTGGAGCATGCCCGCCAGTTTACCATCATGGCGCGCAAGCGCTTCGGCCTCGACGCCACATCACAGGTCATCGAAGTGGCGAGCAATGACGGTTATCTGCTGAAGCATTTCGTCGAAGCCGGCGTGCCGGTACTCGGCATCGAGCCGGCCGAGAACGTCGCGGAAGTGGCGCGGCAGATCGGCGTTCCCACGGAAGCGCGCTTCTTCGGCAAGGAAACCGCTGCCGATCTCGTCTCCCGCGGCCTTGCCGCCGACATTGTCATCGGCAACAACGTGCTGGCGCACGTGCCTGACATCAACGATTTCGTCGGCGGGCTTTCGGCCGTGCTGAAGCCGGACGGCGTCGTCAGCGTCGAATTCCCGCATCTGCTGCGGCTGATGGAAAATATCCAGTTCGACACCGTCTACCACGAGCATTTCTACTATCTGTCGTTGCTCGCCGTCGAAAAGGTGTTCGCGGCGCACGGCCTCGAGGTCTTCGACGTGGAAGAATTGCTGACCCATGGCGGGAGTCTCCGCGTGCTTGCCTGCCGCGCAACGTCCATGATTCACGCAATCGGCCATGGCCTTGCCAAGGTGCGCACTGAGGAGGCCGCCGCCGGCTTCGACAGGGTCGAGACCTATGAGGCTTTCCAGAGCCGCGTGGCGCCGATCAAGGATGGGCTGCTCGCCTTCCTCGAACAAGCCAAACGCAGCGGCAAGAAGGTCGCCGCCTATGGCGCTGCCGCCAAGGGCAACACGCTGCTGAATTTCTGCGGCGTCGGCACGGATCTCATCGAATATGTCGTCGACCGCAATCCGCACAAGCAGGGGCATTTCCTGCCGGGCAGCAAGCTGCCGATCTACGCGCCGGAGAAGATGGACGAGACTCAGCCGGATTACGTGCTCATCCTGCCCTGGAATATCAAGAACGAGGTCGTTGCGGCCAACAGCAGGATCGGCGCCTGGGGTGGACGCTTCGCCGTTGCCGTGCCGGAACTGACGGTGCTCGGATGA